A window of Gambusia affinis linkage group LG03, SWU_Gaff_1.0, whole genome shotgun sequence genomic DNA:
taaaatatgttttagtttaatctgTATTGACATTcagtttgttgctttatttcctTTCATACTTGTTTTATTACTCAAAGCAAGCTAAAGTCTGTTGTTTTCCAGctggtaaaattaaaatgtgtggaTGATGAAGTGGAACAAAAGCCTGCACACTGAAACCACAGCAGTCCAGGACCGGGCTTGTTAGGTCGTGCTTAGTCTACAGTCCATGCTACGTTCCTACAAGTgttacaacataaaaacaaacaaaacacattccttgtttaagaaaaagaaaaagggggcCAGAGACCATCACCTTTGCTGCAAATTCATCAACCTGGAAAAGAACCCAGACAGATGACTGAACATGTCTACAAGCAAAAAATGATAACAATTTGTTCTGCTTTCTTTGTCTCAGtgtagcttttttaaaatctgacttGTCAAGGCAAGCATTTACATAAACCTTTAAGATCTAAACTACTTTTGATGTGCAGCAATACTGTGctgaaataatctaaaaatacataaacatctATTTTATTGTAAGCAaagataataaatttttaatctcTGCTCAGCTCTGACCTTAGTGAGGTACTCTCTCATGACTTGAATGAAGTAGGGCATGGCAAAGTCCATTATGTTGTGCCTCCAGGCCAGTTCCAGCACCACATCAGGGTGGAGGAGGTCGTAGGAGGCGAACAGGCAGGCAGCAAAGCACTCCTTCCTGTCTTCCTCCAGGAACCACTGCAGTAGAGTCTCTGCCAGCTCGGCATCCTTTGACTCTGCGGCGAAGAGCATGGCATCCTGGGAAACACCAAGAGGATTTCAGTTACTTCACACTGGAGAGAGGCTTTCACACAAGTCTGAAGCTTAAAGAAATAAGCCAGTATCGCCATCTGCTGGAAGCTGAAGTCACTGCATGTGGTCACAGTCACCTCATTACTCACTACAACAGCTACATAAACAGGAAATCTGCTGGTTTCAGGAgttgaatttaagactttaagaccttttaatgccaaaaaaacaaacaaactgtaaatataATGGATCTTGGGGGAACTTGCTGAATTACAGTCAAACAGCAAAAACTGTGAAGCCGGCGTTAGCCACCATACTGCCAagctaaaagtgtttttgcacCTAGACTCATAAATGATGCACAACAAGATCATTCAatcatattttgaaatgtaaaaacaacatttattgatAACACTgagttataaaaaatattttttataagttGTCTATGATTTTCTAATAAATTAGGACTATTTTGCACCATTGAATGCAAAAatgacatccatttttctcaatcaggtcatgtttttattctacgttgatttagagaaatctgatcttctgactgaactgattacatttttgtgacattaccagttcatttccattaatattGCTCATCCAAAAACAgtttcaggagaaaaaaaagttttctaacaGAGTGTATTACTTAGATGTGACGAACTTGGATTTCTGtatattgaataataaacacCGATAAAGGTAAGAAcatgtaaaatgaacattacGTCTTCATTGTGATAAATTCTccttctcttttctgtcctgatggagtctctctcctcctgctcatcactcaTTAGCTTCTCAGGAAACCGATCCAAACGTGAGAACAAGTCATGCATGTTGATGCTCATGCTGCATCCATAGTTCACAAAGCTGACctgattgagcaaaaccaaggatttttggattcagcacatctaaattaatctaaaacagttgaaaaaccccagacaatatttttggcttttcaCCAGAGTTATTTCATGGAATCAACGGTGGGAAAACATTTCATAGAGAAAAAGTGATTCAGACAATCCATGTAATatcagttttctttgttcaaaAACACAGATACTGTTATTGTAGTATCAGTTATTGTAGATGACAATCCATCTCCAATTCATACCTGGCAGacataaatgttttggttttgtttaccTTGTACAGCTTGTCCTTCTTACAAAGCTCCACACTCTGCCTCCAGCGGTTGTTTCTTTTGTACAGATAAGCAGCGATACGCCTGAACTCGATCAGTTCGTGCTTCTCTAACCTCTGAGCCAAGTCGATGGTGTCAAAGTTATCGTAAGCATCGATGGAGGCTCTGAGGCTCTGCAgacaaatcaaatttaattcaCATTACAGAGAAAAGCAACCAGAACAAAACCCAGAGTAAAGAACTACAATATATCTTAACATAGTTTAACTAGGCAGTGGAAACGTGAATCATACAAATCAAATTTAGAAATTTCAATAATCAAATGACATAATAACTTTTCAACTGTGAAAGACACTGATTCagcttttatgtaaataaactattaacatttaaataatagcGAGCTGGCAGCAGATCCAACCTGGTAGTCTTCCTCCTCCGTTAGCAAGTTGTTGAGCGCTTCATTGACGGCCTTATTGTTGTGATTCTGGACCGATCTCAAGTAGGGCTTGACCAACTTTAGCTGATTCATCTGGtcaagcaaaagcaaaaagcatCATAACAACAAAGAGGACAGAGATGAAGGAAGGGATCACGCAGCGTAAAGATTTCCTTCTTCACATGAGTTTACCTTAGAGAAAAAGCTGACGGCTCTGTTATGATCCAACCGGGGAGACAAAATAGACAGCAGGTCATTAATGAGCAGAGGTTTGAATTCCAGGTAGAAAGAAAGAGATTTGTAGTATAACTCCACGTTGGCGACCTGAAAGGAATAAGGAACAAATGTTAGATAACTTGGAActgcaaataaagaaatataacataaatgtaaaatttacaaCAGCAGAAGctgaaactgcaaaaaaaaaaaaaaaaaaaaaagctcaagtcAAAAGAGTTTGGGGTAAAAAccggagaaaataaaaacaaaactagaaaagTTTCAATAAAGTAGAAGATCTAATCCACTATGATGGAAGAGCTCAAAGTTAAATataatcacaaaacattttaaatgcttatGTTAGtatgttagcattagctaatgctaatgtagATCAACAGGCTAACAGCATGTTGACTAAAACTATTTTGTATTTCAGACGTAAAGAGTAACATGACAAAGTCCGAGACAGAAGCAAATAAAAGAGATTTCAGactttcacattaaaatcaGGCACATTCCTGGAACTGTCTGCCTTTATAAAGCCTTTAAAACCGTAGATTCAACAAAGGTTTGACAAATATGTTGGCATCTTTGTTTTAGTATCGTATGAGGACACATCAGCAAGTTAAAAAGATTTtgcaatttttcatttttatataggTTTCCAATAAAAAGTCAAGATTTTTTTGCTCCTGAAACATGTAATTATTATCCTCTTAGTacaatattatttgaaaatcacTGTATGTAATGTTATCTATGTCTGTAGacaatttaaatatgtataCATGTCTTGCTAGAAATGTAGCAGCAGTGGAAGCCTGGTTGTAAAAATTGTAGAAATAAATAGTTGAGTTAAAAGGACGTGTTTACCTTGGCAATTATGTCTTTGAACATGCCTTCTTTCCATGCATCTGTTGCATGGTTCATCATAGTGATGACGGCGTTGTCGTACTCCTCGTATTTATCGTAAAGGAAAACCAGCTCTGCCCATAAATGAGATTGCTCAGCTGCACGAAGAACCTGAAACCAAAGACAAAGGGCATTTATGATGTTTAAAGTTCACTATCTAGAAGCCAAATTAGCATCAAGTACTCGCAAGAACAACTGGAATAACAGCTTTTTGGCAGTTGTTtacaaatgttaatatttataaacaatCCTATGTCataataatctttaaaaaaggttttgattaaaatataaagatgaTGAAATATATCAGAACAAATTTAGTAAACCACAAAAAGGAGACCAAGGAACACCAACTATTCAGATGGTGTTAATTAAAATCCGTTTTGCAGAAAGGTAACATTCATGAATCTGATATTTCCTCACAGACCAAGATAGGGAGAAAACCGACCTTTGGGATGTTGACTCGTGACCAGAAGAGCTCCAGATGTTCCCTCATTTTCTGAGGTTTGAACTTGGAGTAGAGGATGGCGAGCTCTGTGAACATCCCCATGTGGGCGCGCTCCAGGCCCAGCGCCGCCTCCAGCAGAGCGATGAGCTCCTCATAGTACCCGCGGTCCTGATAGTAGCTGATCAGGTCCTCCAGCTCGTCGGCGTGGATCACAATGTGAAGGCCGCAGATCTGCGCCAACCGGAACTCCTCGCCGTCGACGCACGCAAAGCAAACCTGTCGAGGTGAGAGAAAGGAAAGTAAATGCCAAGGTTTTATAAAGGAcgaaaacacattttgtatctGTAGAGCTCTCCATAATTCCACTAACAAAGGAGACAGAACATAATCAGAACAGGCAGCAAATTGAAGGAAAACTTATTTGTCTGcacaacaaaataacagaattaCCAACGAACTTCTATTGGGATTTTTGTATTACCAGTAAAGTTATCTATTTTATCTATTTGAAAggttattttgcatttaacatataaacatataaataccCGTGTACGTATACTTTCAGAACAGAACTCGACACTTTATTTCATCTTTAGTTGAAGTTTAATATGAAGACCTGAAGCATGCTCGGTTCCAGAATATTTAGCAAAACTTTAAacctgaatttgaatttaagaGATAAAGAAGTGTAAAATCAAAGACATCTGCTGCATCATGGTTTATAAAGCCAAAGCAGAagtattcatttataaatgtatgttATAAACATATACATAGATATATTTTGGCTTTAaaggtgttatttttttcaatccCACAATACcgtttcatttttccatttttatatttcttcatttcatgttttacaaaaagaaaatcccttTAAGAGCCTTAATCGATAAaatggtaaaagtaaaaatatgccAGACTTTATTGAAAATTTAATAGGATTTACAAATAACAGTTGTAACGCATAATTTCCCAGGGATTAATAAATTGACACCTAacctttaattaaattaaaatatttctacataaCTGTTAGGCCACAGACAAATGACTAAATTTGACTGTTTAACTGTTTCAGTAAATTAgttataattaaaaaacaataatttttcaaTAATGATCAGATGAACGGAGAGATTTGTGCGTCTTTTACCTCCTTCCACGTCCGAGTGCTGTTTGCTTTCCTGGCGCTGTCCACGGCCGCCTGGTACTCCCCAAGGTGGACTAATGTAGACGCAAGTCGGGCAAAGTTGGACACATTGTTGAACAAAAGTTTGGCCGCTTCGTACATTCCCTCCTCGTAACATCTGTCTCCCACCTGAAAATGAATTATCAGATTTACAACagaattattcacattttggtGGAAAAAGTCACCCTGTTAAAGGGGACCTGTtacacaaaattcacattttgtatattttcgTATATCCAGCCAATTTTTGGCGATAGGTTAatggtttttggtgtctgaaaactgagccgtttcaaaaactaTCTCAACGTAACGTCACAGATCTgcaagcccagcccgtcacctaggaACCCCAACCCGTTACCGATCTATGCgctgtataatggctgctggaaaagacaaatgttctAACTACTTGCTACATTCTTGATGGCTACGCAccaggctctacttctgcttttcaaagatgaatgGTTGTATAAATGTGCATCTGTCTGAAGTCATTTTCATGTGTAGGTGTAAGCTTTGAGTTAAGGAGtttgaccagcagcagcttagtgggatttaaagtgacaagaagcCTAAAAACAGGTAATTCTGAAAGGAACTCTGACAGACAGAACTAACCAaactataaatgtattttataaattataaaatcttaGATAAACTCATTCTCTTAGAATGAGTTTGTACCAAGCAAATGTTATGCGTTGCCCATAAATCTATCCTAACTCGTTCAAGAAAGCATTACAGGTGACCTTTACAGCAGTCCTTAATAACCATTCTGAAATCTAGGCACTTATTTCAAGTTAACCCAAAATATTTAAGGTTTAAAAACGATCTAAAGCCTTTATATGTTAAATTATTACGCTGTTCTTACCTGCTGAATGTGAGCATTATTGGGCCCACTGACAAATTCTTCCAGCTCAGCCAGGCGGTTCGTTTTAGCCAGAGCAAAAATCAGCTCCGTCTCTACATACGACTCTCTGGCTTTCTTACGAGCCATCTGCAGGAACTTCACCAAATCCTCCCAGTTATCTGCAGCAAAGACACACACCAAGAAACTCACAAGAAACACACACCGATGCAGCCAAGATATCTTATAAGATAGATGCTTACTGTTCTTGCTGGCTGCATTGACCACCTCCATATACGCTGATGGATCCACGGCTTTGATGTAGGAGTCGATGGCCTCCTTGACCAGGTCCCTGTGCAGCTGAGCTCTGGCTAACTGACTCCACACTGCAGGCTCGTTACAGCGCTCTGCAAACTCATAGGCTCGGTCCAAGTTCCCTATGTGCTCAATCAAAACCTACAACAATTAAATAAGACAAGAAATGGGAGAAAACTTAGCAGTAGAAATGCATCAAAAGATTGGCTACTGAAGAGAATTGAACTTACaaataacaacaacactcttcagagAGGAAGTTAATACAAGAAGAAGGCTTAATACTAGTTACTCTCAGTATTAGTGAGCTGGCTTAAATATTAAGCCAATTGAAGAACAGAGACGTATGAAGACATTTATAAGGACAattctattttctaaaatatgtgaAGACACATCTGAGAGAACGCAGAGAGAGCGAAGCTTAACatagataacaggaaggctgaaagGAAAACAGCAAAGTGCTATGTTTCTATCTTGTTAATATTAGAGTTTAGGAAAGGATAAACACAGGCAGTGCATAGGCACACTAATGGCTGATATAAGATCCTACAGAGAGGTTAACCGTGGTGCTGtaatgggtttttttaactTCTGCTCTGAATAAAGTCCTACTTACGGCATAAAATCTAGAAGAATTAAAAGTGATTCCTCTGTCTTCTTGTGACTGTTATTTACTAGAAATTAAGTCAAATCTTTGAAAAACTCAGAGATCTGCCTCAAACCTGGGAAACCTGATCAACATCAAATGAACTTTTGGTTTACTACAAATTCGCAGCTCCAAATAAACCATTACTCCTTCTGCAATCATGAATATCAATCTATAATCTTGTTTTTACCTGAATGGCTGAGGTGTTGACATCAAACTTCTTGAAAATGGCAAACGCCTCTTCGAAGAGCTCATTGCTAATGGCGATGTTAGCGATGTCAGGAGCGTCGTAGTTATCTAGCCTGTTGATGTACTCCATCACACGAGTGCGGTCGGCCTTGATAGCCGTTAAAATCAGCAGATTCTGGAggtttctggagaaaaaaaatttaaaagtttaaaagataGGACCTGCACTGTGGATATACAAAGATGTGCCTAAAGTACCTGTGTTCGCTGAAGACAGAGTTATCAAGAACAATCTTCTCCAGCAACTCTATCAGCTCGTTTGGTAGGTCTGCCGTCATAAAGGCCTTGACTGTGACCGACACCTCCTCTGGGTCCTGGGTCTCCGACAGAGCTGTCTGCACCACCTGAGAGTGGAAAtagtataaaaatattaatttaaagaaatgaagaaatttcTGGTCCCGGCTGGATTGAAGTGGAATGAAACCAACCTGATCGATGAGTTGTCTTCTGAACGGGTTGTCTTCCTCCAACACTTTGGCCCAGAGCTCCGGATCTTTTCGTCGCACAAGATACCGAGCTTCACTCTTAAATAATGAATTTTCATTGCAaacctgagagagaaaaaaaacaacaaatgtagCAGGTAGTTAAACATGTCTGTGCATTAAAAATCTTCTACAGTCCGTGTGATCAGATCTACACACTTTGATGAGGTCCAGGTCGCACTGCCCTCTCTCATACGCCACGCAGGCCAGGTGAGGGTCTCTCTTCTCGCAGTAGCGGCCGACCACGGCGCTGTCGTAGAACGGGTTCTCCTTCAGGAAGCGCTCCGGCGTGTTGTTGCTGTCGATGTAGATCTTGGCCAGTGCATTGTGGGTAGCCGGTTCCTCACATCCCTCGAGAATACGCGACTCCAGCCATGGCAACAGAAGCTTCAACCTGaaaaggcagcaaaaaaaaaaaactgacttatttaaaatatcttctcttactgtaacagaaaaatttaaaaacttgacaaaaaaaggcatttaaaaaaaaaatacatttcatataCATGAAAAGAAGGAAGGTAGCAACGAAGGAACAAACAATGTAACAAATTatggaaagaagaaatgaatgaatgaacaaatgaaGGAAGGAATGGGAAAAAAAGGCATGAACAAATtatggaaagaaagaaggaaggaacaATTGAAGGGAGgaagaaatgaatgaacaaaaattacggaaagaaggaaggaagaaaagaagaaaccaaCCGTCTCAGAGACAGTTTTTACCgaacagcaataacaaaactaaatgcaatcaaaacaaccattaatcatcatgaatgtgtgtgagaatgtggctgttcttatttattagtttttttatcagttatttattttgtatttcttacattgtgtgtaaattgtgagacaattatttttaaccatatgcactgactgatggcactttttGAATTTCgttgttcttgtgacaatgacaataaagatctatctatctatcttcaGAAAATCTCTGGAAAGCAAGAATGAAGGAAAAGGGTTTAAATCAAATCAGGAaagagtggggaaaaaacaatGGTCATTGTGTAAGAATGACCATTGTAAGAAGCCAGGAAGAAACTGTGAAAAGAAAGGAtggaacaaagaaagaaaactggattttgtAACGACAATAACTCACGGATCAAACATAATCTGGGATCACCTGTTCCTCTTTTCCACCTCGTCCACCAGCTCATCGGTGGAAAACTGTCCTCTGACCACCATGATCAGGTTCTTGATGACGTCCTCTGAACAGTCCACATCCAACAAACCACCGATCACCACGGGCAACCGACTGGGGTTCACCTGAGAAAACCACaagcaaattcaaaataaacaagcaacatttacagaaaatgattaGTTAGGAAGTCGTGGTGGAAGAAGTCCCAGCTTTGGAATTGATCTTACTTTCTGAACATAGATTTCtatgtatttctgcagattgtTGCGGTACAGGTAGAGCACCAGATCATGGACAAAGTCAAAGCGATCGCACACAATGATGAGGGGAAGCTGGTCTGTTAACTTCGCCTCCTGGGAACAGCAGCAAAATCAGAATAATATTCCATTATCTTATCTCCGTAGAAGAAATTACACTTAATGAAGAAGCGGTTTTACCTTGAGGAAGTTTTTAACCCTCTCTGGGTCGTAGCAGTTGCTCTCTCTACATATTCTCTCCACTTCTTTGATCTGACCCGTCTTACAAGCAGCCTGGATGTATTTGAAGTGAACGTCGGGTTCCTGGCTGAAATTCACGATCGAGCCAAGGAAGTAAAACAGACcttaaaagaaaagaggaacatttttaaatcaggtAGGAAAATACTTGtcatttaaaggtgacctattatgttTCCTTGAACAGATTAAGATAGGTCTCTgggctaaacaaaaaaaaatgcttgttacatttttgtccaaAGTTAAGTAAATTTAACAGATAAGATTTTAGTTCACTCTATTTTGAGTGGCTGTCAGAAAGAAGGGCTTCTTGTcacattaaatccaaataagcttctgctggccacgcccctaAACCCAACCTTCACACTAGCATGCAAAATGGCCGCACACAGATGCACAATGACACAACCaagcatctttgaaaagcagaagttcaTACAACAGTAAAAACCAGCTGACAAAACGTTCTGGAGCTCAGctcaggttgctaggtaacaggctgggctttcctggggttgctaggtgacggggcAGTGCCTTCTGACTtgttacattctggaggtttttgaaacagacagcaaaaaacattaacttactgcTAAAATAAGACAGCTGGGTGTTTTGTTTAAGCGCTTGGGCTGATTTTAGAAGCAGTTTAAACCCAAATCAAAGTGTAGTTaaatatgtgaattttgcataataggtcacctttaataagtttttatcatttttaaatgaattaagaGAAAATGCCTACCTTCATAACTCTTGAAGGACTCGAAGAGCTCCACTAGCGCCTGAGTTCCCAGCTGCTCATGATACTTTGATGCTACctgcacacacagctgcaggttCTGCCTGATGTTAGCCGACAACATGGCCCTCAAACACTCCAAAGAGTCGTCGACTGACAAGGAGCCGAAAAAGTTCACCAGCCACTAAACggtagaaaaatgaaaaagtaaagacATCTAAATGCAGAGAAAGAGATGAAAGGCATTCTTATGCATCAAGACGGTAAAAACCAAATGTGTCCCAATGGAGCTGCGTTCACAGGAATGGCTGCACTGCTTCAGGCGTACCTCAGGGTTGAGCAGATGTGTGTGCACCACGGCTCGTTTGATATCGTACAGGTCGGTGTAGTGTTCGAGTGCCCTCTGCAGCAGCCCTGCCTTCTCACACAGCTGAGCGACGTGGGCCCGGTCATAGTGTGTGAACATCTGGTTCCCCAGGATCGCATCTGCTACctgaaaatgttcattacacacatcaacacacacatcACATTAAGAGCGACTTTTCGCATCAAAGTGAGAATCTACAGCAGTGGATGAATGAGTTCATTACAGGATCAACACTCTCTACTTTATTGCTCTCTTGTTTAACCCTTTATATTTTCCACATTATGATGGCAAACCTCTATGTTTATTCAGATCCTGGGTATTAAAGTGgcattattatgtattttctaagtacatattgtcattttttaaccacaatcaagtaactttgttaccttcagttcttatgaaaattaaaagaaatttgactttgaaattgggcctctgtctctttaagaagctcctgctctttccaacatGTTTCTCCATGATGCCATTTACAGCCGTTCTTACCAGCATTGGGCTGAGAAGTAGCATGTAacatataaatctaaaaaagttTGGTTTAACGTAATTCCCTcccttaaaaaatgtttaattgtaaaaaggaaaaaaaacatatgactTTCAAAGTGAGATTGTTCTTCCAACAGGAAAATGACCCTGAACTCACCACCACATGCAGATCA
This region includes:
- the cltcl1 gene encoding clathrin heavy chain 1 isoform X3, with the protein product MAQILPIRFQEHLQLQNLGVNPANIGFSYLTMESDKFICIREKVGEQNQVVIVDLSDPNNPIRRPISADSAIMNPASKVIALKDAAKTLQIFNIEMKSKMKAHTTTEEVMFWKWISVNTVALVTDTAVYHWSMEGDSQPTKVFDRHASLAGCQIIHYRTDEQQKWLLLIGISAQQNRVVGAMQLYSVDRKVSQPIEGHAAAFGEFKVEGNAKPSTLFCFAVRSQAGGKLHIIEVGQPAAGNQPFAKKAVDVFFPPEAQTDFPVAMQIGNKHGVIYLITKYGYIHLYDLESGVCIYMNRISAETIFVTAPHEATSGIIGVNKKGQVLSVCVEEENIVNYATNVLQNPDLALRMAVRSNLVGAEELFGRKFNTLFAQGSYSEAAKVAASAPKGILRTAETIRKFQSVPAQPGQASPLLQYFGILLDQGQLNKFESLELCRPVLQQGRKQLLEKWLKEDKLECSEELGDLVKASDPTLALSVYLRANVPNKVIQCFAETGQFQKIVLYAKKVGYTPDWVFLLRNVMRVNPDQGLQFAQMLVQDEEPLANINQIVDVFMEGNLIQQCTSFLLDALKNNRPAEGHLQTRLLEMNLIHAPQVADAILGNQMFTHYDRAHVAQLCEKAGLLQRALEHYTDLYDIKRAVVHTHLLNPEWLVNFFGSLSVDDSLECLRAMLSANIRQNLQLCVQVASKYHEQLGTQALVELFESFKSYEGLFYFLGSIVNFSQEPDVHFKYIQAACKTGQIKEVERICRESNCYDPERVKNFLKEAKLTDQLPLIIVCDRFDFVHDLVLYLYRNNLQKYIEIYVQKVNPSRLPVVIGGLLDVDCSEDVIKNLIMVVRGQFSTDELVDEVEKRNRLKLLLPWLESRILEGCEEPATHNALAKIYIDSNNTPERFLKENPFYDSAVVGRYCEKRDPHLACVAYERGQCDLDLIKVCNENSLFKSEARYLVRRKDPELWAKVLEEDNPFRRQLIDQVVQTALSETQDPEEVSVTVKAFMTADLPNELIELLEKIVLDNSVFSEHRNLQNLLILTAIKADRTRVMEYINRLDNYDAPDIANIAISNELFEEAFAIFKKFDVNTSAIQVLIEHIGNLDRAYEFAERCNEPAVWSQLARAQLHRDLVKEAIDSYIKAVDPSAYMEVVNAASKNNNWEDLVKFLQMARKKARESYVETELIFALAKTNRLAELEEFVSGPNNAHIQQVGDRCYEEGMYEAAKLLFNNVSNFARLASTLVHLGEYQAAVDSARKANSTRTWKEVCFACVDGEEFRLAQICGLHIVIHADELEDLISYYQDRGYYEELIALLEAALGLERAHMGMFTELAILYSKFKPQKMREHLELFWSRVNIPKVLRAAEQSHLWAELVFLYDKYEEYDNAVITMMNHATDAWKEGMFKDIIAKVANVELYYKSLSFYLEFKPLLINDLLSILSPRLDHNRAVSFFSKMNQLKLVKPYLRSVQNHNNKAVNEALNNLLTEEEDYQSLRASIDAYDNFDTIDLAQRLEKHELIEFRRIAAYLYKRNNRWRQSVELCKKDKLYKDAMLFAAESKDAELAETLLQWFLEEDRKECFAACLFASYDLLHPDVVLELAWRHNIMDFAMPYFIQVMREYLTKVDEFAAKVDKLEEAESQRKTEDDGKEPQPMVFGQQLMLTAAASPVAAQPAYPAYGYPAAAAPPAAAGYPAQPAYGFNM
- the cltcl1 gene encoding clathrin heavy chain 1 isoform X4; protein product: MAQILPIRFQEHLQLQNLGVNPANIGFSYLTMESDKFICIREKVGEQNQVVIVDLSDPNNPIRRPISADSAIMNPASKVIALKDAAKTLQIFNIEMKSKMKAHTTTEEVMFWKWISVNTVALVTDTAVYHWSMEGDSQPTKVFDRHASLAGCQIIHYRTDEQQKWLLLIGISAQQNRVVGAMQLYSVDRKVSQPIEGHAAAFGEFKVEGNAKPSTLFCFAVRSQAGGKLHIIEVGQPAAGNQPFAKKAVDVFFPPEAQTDFPVAMQIGNKHGVIYLITKYGYIHLYDLESGVCIYMNRISAETIFVTAPHEATSGIIGVNKKGQVLSVCVEEENIVNYATNVLQNPDLALRMAVRSNLVGAEELFGRKFNTLFAQGSYSEAAKVAASAPKGILRTAETIRKFQSVPAQPGQASPLLQYFGILLDQGQLNKFESLELCRPVLQQGRKQLLEKWLKEDKLECSEELGDLVKASDPTLALSVYLRANVPNKVIQCFAETGQFQKIVLYAKKVGYTPDWVFLLRNVMRVNPDQGLQFAQMLVQDEEPLANINQIVDVFMEGNLIQQCTSFLLDALKNNRPAEGHLQTRLLEMNLIHAPQVADAILGNQMFTHYDRAHVAQLCEKAGLLQRALEHYTDLYDIKRAVVHTHLLNPEWLVNFFGSLSVDDSLECLRAMLSANIRQNLQLCVQVASKYHEQLGTQALVELFESFKSYEGLFYFLGSIVNFSQEPDVHFKYIQAACKTGQIKEVERICRESNCYDPERVKNFLKEAKLTDQLPLIIVCDRFDFVHDLVLYLYRNNLQKYIEIYVQKVNPSRLPVVIGGLLDVDCSEDVIKNLIMVVRGQFSTDELVDEVEKRNRLKLLLPWLESRILEGCEEPATHNALAKIYIDSNNTPERFLKENPFYDSAVVGRYCEKRDPHLACVAYERGQCDLDLIKVCNENSLFKSEARYLVRRKDPELWAKVLEEDNPFRRQLIDQVVQTALSETQDPEEVSVTVKAFMTADLPNELIELLEKIVLDNSVFSEHRNLQNLLILTAIKADRTRVMEYINRLDNYDAPDIANIAISNELFEEAFAIFKKFDVNTSAIQVLIEHIGNLDRAYEFAERCNEPAVWSQLARAQLHRDLVKEAIDSYIKAVDPSAYMEVVNAASKNNNWEDLVKFLQMARKKARESYVETELIFALAKTNRLAELEEFVSGPNNAHIQQVGDRCYEEGMYEAAKLLFNNVSNFARLASTLVHLGEYQAAVDSARKANSTRTWKEVCFACVDGEEFRLAQICGLHIVIHADELEDLISYYQDRGYYEELIALLEAALGLERAHMGMFTELAILYSKFKPQKMREHLELFWSRVNIPKVLRAAEQSHLWAELVFLYDKYEEYDNAVITMMNHATDAWKEGMFKDIIAKVANVELYYKSLSFYLEFKPLLINDLLSILSPRLDHNRAVSFFSKMNQLKLVKPYLRSVQNHNNKAVNEALNNLLTEEEDYQSLRASIDAYDNFDTIDLAQRLEKHELIEFRRIAAYLYKRNNRWRQSVELCKKDKLYKDAMLFAAESKDAELAETLLQWFLEEDRKECFAACLFASYDLLHPDVVLELAWRHNIMDFAMPYFIQVMREYLTKVDKLEEAESQRKTEDDGKEPQPMVFGQQLMLTAAASPVAAQPAYPAYGYPAAAAPPAAAGYPAQPAYGFNM